The following coding sequences lie in one Klebsiella huaxiensis genomic window:
- a CDS encoding ABC transporter ATP-binding protein, with amino-acid sequence MTSSILAANNAPLLDVRDLCVDFVNGSAVTHAVRGVSFQLGQEKLAIVGESGSGKSTVGRALLQLHPKKARVTASRMQFGDLDLLHLSEAQMRGVRGKRISMIMQDPKYSLNPVVCVGNQIAEAWLTHHPGRKDEAKEKALEMLEVVRIRQPERVYQLYPHEISGGQGQRIMIAMMLITDPELVIADEPTSALDVSVRLQVLGLLDDLVQSRGLGLIFISHDINLVRSFCDRVLVMYAGRVVESIAAKDLDNARHPYTQGLINSLPDMQHRRPVLPVLQRQASWLTE; translated from the coding sequence GTGACATCCTCGATCCTCGCAGCGAATAATGCTCCTCTGCTCGACGTGCGCGACCTGTGCGTCGACTTTGTTAACGGTAGCGCGGTGACCCATGCCGTGCGCGGCGTCTCCTTCCAGTTGGGGCAGGAAAAACTGGCGATTGTTGGCGAGTCCGGCTCGGGTAAATCCACCGTCGGGCGCGCGCTGTTGCAGCTGCATCCGAAAAAGGCCCGCGTCACCGCCAGTCGGATGCAGTTTGGTGACCTTGATTTACTGCATCTCAGCGAGGCGCAAATGCGCGGCGTACGCGGCAAACGCATCTCAATGATTATGCAGGACCCGAAATACTCGCTGAACCCGGTGGTTTGCGTCGGTAATCAGATAGCTGAGGCCTGGCTCACGCACCATCCGGGGCGTAAAGATGAGGCTAAAGAAAAGGCGCTGGAGATGCTGGAGGTGGTGCGCATTCGCCAGCCGGAGCGCGTTTATCAGCTCTATCCGCATGAGATTTCCGGTGGTCAGGGGCAGCGTATCATGATTGCGATGATGCTGATCACCGACCCGGAGCTGGTGATTGCCGATGAGCCGACCTCGGCGCTGGACGTGTCGGTACGCCTGCAGGTGCTGGGCCTACTGGATGACCTGGTTCAGTCGCGCGGCCTGGGGCTGATTTTCATCAGCCATGATATCAATCTGGTACGTAGCTTCTGCGACCGGGTACTGGTGATGTACGCCGGGCGGGTGGTGGAGTCCATTGCTGCTAAAGATCTCGATAACGCCCGTCATCCCTATACCCAAGGCTTGATTAACTCGCTGCCGGATATGCAGCATCGCCGTCCGGTTTTACCGGTATTACAGCGCCAGGCCAGCTGGCTGACGGAATAA
- a CDS encoding ABC transporter ATP-binding protein, which translates to MIEVQNLNLAFGEGEKRNQVLYDVNFHVKPGEIYGLVGESGSGKTTVLKCLAGLFTHWQGELTIDGKRLEHEISRERCRQVQMVFQDPYGSLHPRHTISDILEEPLQIHNINDRDRRINTLLDKVGLNRAFRERYPHQLSGGQRQRVAIARALILEPQVLLLDEPTSALDVSVQAEILNLLAELQKEAKLTYLMVTHDLGVIAHLCQKVAVMQYGKILETLTVDALVNGEAQTAYTQMLVNASQQYTREMAREVAAY; encoded by the coding sequence ATGATTGAAGTACAAAACCTCAACCTCGCGTTTGGCGAAGGGGAGAAGCGCAATCAGGTACTTTACGACGTCAATTTCCACGTGAAGCCTGGTGAGATCTACGGTCTGGTAGGGGAGTCTGGTTCCGGTAAAACCACGGTACTGAAGTGCCTTGCTGGGCTATTTACCCATTGGCAGGGAGAGCTGACCATTGACGGGAAACGGCTCGAGCATGAGATTAGCCGCGAACGCTGTCGTCAGGTGCAGATGGTGTTTCAGGACCCCTACGGCTCTCTGCACCCGCGGCATACCATCAGCGATATTCTGGAAGAACCGCTGCAGATCCATAACATTAACGATCGCGACCGGCGGATTAATACGCTACTGGACAAGGTCGGCCTGAACCGCGCCTTTCGCGAACGTTATCCGCACCAGCTCTCCGGTGGTCAGCGCCAGCGGGTGGCGATTGCCAGAGCGCTAATTCTTGAACCTCAGGTGCTGCTGCTGGATGAGCCAACCTCAGCGTTGGATGTGTCAGTGCAGGCGGAGATCCTCAATCTTCTGGCGGAATTGCAGAAAGAAGCTAAGCTGACTTACCTGATGGTGACCCACGATCTGGGCGTCATCGCCCACTTATGCCAGAAGGTTGCGGTGATGCAGTACGGTAAGATCCTCGAAACTTTGACCGTGGATGCGCTGGTGAATGGCGAGGCGCAAACGGCCTATACGCAGATGTTGGTCAATGCCAGCCAACAGTATACGCGTGAAATGGCACGAGAAGTGGCAGCGTACTAG
- a CDS encoding winged helix-turn-helix domain-containing protein: MEKIYTINGKINFIPQRSVLSLIADDTKNVSLNIPVSRCLMLLIQQHGATVARETFFQEVWIKHGSQVTSNGFYQNISLLRRAFKELGVDEEIIVTVPRVGVRLEATLSVIESQPAESDAAPITESIVEPVAEEVAAAKFAEKKQLRLRRPALWGIAALLSCLVVGIVTWQAEFKSYLQNYLPINVKYSQQCHFFANNDVVEHKRHEQFINRKEFECEKYPWVYLTLYPGQARVSVISCRQQFSQWRDNQCLTNYYIKEMLNAPG; the protein is encoded by the coding sequence ATGGAAAAAATATATACCATCAACGGAAAAATTAATTTTATTCCTCAGCGTAGCGTTTTGTCACTTATTGCTGATGATACGAAGAATGTATCATTAAATATTCCCGTTAGCCGTTGCCTGATGCTCCTTATTCAGCAGCATGGCGCAACGGTTGCCCGTGAAACCTTTTTTCAGGAAGTATGGATAAAGCATGGCTCACAAGTGACCAGCAATGGTTTTTATCAAAATATTTCTTTATTACGTCGGGCCTTTAAGGAACTGGGTGTTGACGAAGAAATTATTGTGACGGTGCCCAGAGTCGGCGTCAGGCTGGAAGCAACATTATCCGTTATTGAATCCCAACCGGCTGAGTCCGATGCCGCGCCGATTACAGAATCCATCGTAGAGCCCGTGGCAGAGGAGGTCGCTGCTGCGAAGTTTGCAGAAAAAAAGCAGTTACGGCTACGGCGTCCCGCCTTATGGGGCATCGCAGCATTACTGAGCTGTCTGGTCGTTGGGATTGTTACCTGGCAAGCTGAATTCAAATCTTATTTGCAAAACTATTTGCCCATTAATGTAAAATATTCGCAACAATGTCACTTCTTTGCCAATAACGATGTGGTTGAGCACAAGCGACATGAACAATTCATTAACCGAAAGGAATTTGAATGTGAAAAATACCCTTGGGTCTATTTGACACTCTATCCCGGACAGGCCCGCGTCTCGGTGATAAGCTGCCGTCAGCAATTTAGTCAATGGCGTGATAATCAATGCCTCACCAATTATTATATTAAGGAGATGCTGAATGCACCGGGGTGA
- the yegS gene encoding lipid kinase YegS, with protein sequence MMSTFPASLLILNGKGANEPQLREAVKLLRDEGIDIHVRVTWEKGDAVRFVDEALGLGIETVIAGGGDGTINEVATALVERDGKMALGILPLGTANDFATSVGIPQDLASALKLAIVGRDVAIDIARVNDQSGFINMATGGFGTRITTETPEKLKAALGGVSYLIHGLMRMDTLKPDRCEIRGENFHWQGDALVIGIGNGRQAGGGQQLCPEALINDGLLHLRIFTGEELIPALFSTLANPETSPNIIDGVSSWFEITAPHEMTFNLDGEPLSGKTFRMEILPAALRCRLPPDCVLLR encoded by the coding sequence ATGATGTCAACATTTCCAGCCAGCTTACTGATCCTGAATGGCAAAGGTGCCAATGAACCGCAGCTGCGCGAAGCGGTTAAACTGTTGCGCGACGAAGGTATCGACATTCACGTCCGTGTCACCTGGGAAAAAGGTGATGCCGTGCGCTTTGTCGATGAAGCCCTCGGGCTGGGCATAGAGACGGTCATTGCTGGCGGTGGCGATGGCACCATCAACGAGGTCGCCACGGCATTGGTCGAGCGCGATGGCAAGATGGCGTTAGGGATTTTACCGTTGGGTACGGCGAACGACTTTGCCACCAGCGTCGGCATTCCTCAGGATCTGGCCAGCGCCCTGAAACTGGCGATTGTCGGGCGCGATGTGGCTATCGATATTGCGCGAGTCAACGACCAGAGCGGATTTATTAATATGGCTACCGGCGGTTTCGGCACTCGTATTACCACTGAAACGCCGGAGAAACTGAAAGCCGCCCTCGGTGGCGTCTCCTATCTGATCCACGGCCTGATGCGCATGGATACCCTTAAGCCAGACCGCTGTGAAATCCGCGGTGAGAATTTTCACTGGCAGGGTGACGCGCTGGTGATAGGTATCGGTAACGGACGTCAGGCCGGTGGCGGCCAGCAACTTTGCCCGGAGGCGTTAATCAACGACGGCCTGCTGCATCTGCGCATTTTTACCGGCGAAGAGCTGATCCCGGCGCTGTTCAGTACCCTGGCAAACCCGGAAACCTCGCCGAATATCATCGATGGCGTCTCCTCATGGTTTGAGATAACCGCCCCCCACGAGATGACATTTAACCTTGATGGCGAGCCGCTGAGCGGCAAAACCTTCCGCATGGAAATTTTGCCGGCAGCGCTACGCTGCCGACTGCCGCCCGATTGCGTGCTGTTACGTTAA
- the trhP gene encoding prephenate-dependent tRNA uridine(34) hydroxylase TrhP, with protein MFKPELLSPAGTLKNMRYAFAYGADAVYAGQPRYSLRVRNNEFNHENLQLGINEAHALGKKFYVVVNIAPHNAKLKTFIRDLKPVVEMGPDALIMSDPGLIMLVRENFPEMAIHLSVQANAVNWATVKFWQQMGLTRVILSRELSLDEIAEIRSQVPEMEIEIFVHGALCMAYSGRCLLSGYINKRDPNQGTCTNACRWEYNVQEGKEDDVGNIVHKHEPIPVQNVEPTLGIGAPTNQVFMIEEAKRPGEYMTAFEDEHGTYIMNSKDLRAVAHVERLTQMGVHSLKIEGRTKSHYYCARTAQVYRKAIDDAAAGKPFDTNLLETLENLAHRGYTEGFLRRHTHEDYQNYEYGYSISERQQFVGEFTGERNGQLAAVAVKNKFSVGDSLELMTPQGNVNFTLEHMENGKGEIMPVAPGDGHTVWLPVPEDMVLQYALLMRNFAGQTTRSPHSN; from the coding sequence ATGTTTAAACCGGAACTCCTTTCCCCGGCGGGAACGCTGAAAAATATGCGTTACGCTTTCGCTTACGGCGCAGATGCAGTTTATGCGGGCCAACCGCGTTACTCCTTGCGCGTGCGCAATAACGAATTCAATCACGAAAACCTGCAGCTCGGCATCAACGAAGCCCATGCGCTGGGCAAAAAATTCTATGTGGTCGTCAACATTGCACCGCATAACGCCAAGCTGAAAACGTTTATTCGCGATCTGAAGCCGGTAGTGGAGATGGGTCCGGATGCGCTGATTATGTCAGACCCGGGTTTAATCATGCTGGTGCGGGAAAACTTCCCCGAGATGGCAATTCACCTGTCAGTACAGGCTAACGCCGTTAACTGGGCGACGGTCAAATTCTGGCAGCAAATGGGGCTCACCCGCGTGATCCTCTCCCGCGAACTGTCGCTAGATGAAATCGCCGAAATTCGCAGCCAGGTGCCGGAAATGGAAATCGAAATTTTCGTTCACGGTGCGCTGTGTATGGCCTACTCCGGCCGCTGCCTGCTCTCCGGCTATATCAACAAACGTGACCCTAACCAGGGCACCTGCACCAATGCCTGCCGTTGGGAATATAACGTTCAGGAAGGCAAAGAAGACGACGTTGGCAATATCGTGCATAAGCATGAGCCGATCCCGGTGCAGAACGTCGAACCGACGCTGGGTATTGGCGCACCGACCAACCAGGTCTTTATGATTGAAGAAGCTAAACGTCCGGGCGAGTACATGACCGCCTTTGAAGACGAGCACGGCACCTACATCATGAACTCAAAAGATCTGCGCGCGGTTGCCCACGTTGAGCGTCTGACCCAAATGGGCGTCCACTCGCTGAAAATCGAAGGACGCACCAAATCGCATTACTACTGTGCGCGTACCGCCCAGGTTTACCGCAAAGCCATTGACGATGCGGCGGCGGGCAAACCGTTCGATACCAATCTGCTGGAAACCCTGGAAAACCTCGCTCACCGTGGCTACACCGAAGGCTTCCTGCGTCGCCATACTCATGAAGATTACCAGAATTACGAATATGGCTACTCCATCTCCGAGCGCCAGCAGTTTGTCGGTGAATTTACCGGCGAGCGCAACGGCCAGCTCGCCGCAGTGGCGGTGAAGAATAAATTCTCCGTCGGCGACAGCCTTGAGCTGATGACCCCGCAGGGCAACGTCAACTTTACGCTTGAGCATATGGAAAACGGCAAGGGCGAAATCATGCCGGTCGCGCCGGGCGATGGTCACACAGTATGGTTGCCTGTTCCGGAAGATATGGTCCTGCAGTATGCACTGCTGATGCGCAATTTTGCTGGCCAGACGACCAGAAGTCCGCACAGTAACTAG
- a CDS encoding tetratricopeptide repeat protein has product MIIKRKYLPFCALLLLCAPARAEITEQQIEADCTKIPAWANQGEQFYKAKNYAKARNAFEQQAAWSESCTLDDSAIATAYNNVALTWMREGQWRKARAWLMIRPDDSKSIYNLGLIKDRLAALPPPASAAGEYWNYSGRASWSVLTIKTLPQPSRFQVDFQGYYFGMMGVYVGPNIGEFSESILLENGKGVVALREGDYIRCDIALTFSSEAIDASTDTPMNCGFGMNVNADGHYLRVD; this is encoded by the coding sequence ATGATAATAAAAAGAAAATATTTACCTTTTTGCGCTCTGCTTCTGCTCTGCGCCCCCGCCAGAGCAGAAATCACCGAGCAGCAGATCGAGGCTGATTGTACAAAAATCCCGGCTTGGGCCAATCAGGGCGAGCAGTTCTACAAAGCGAAAAACTACGCCAAAGCCCGCAACGCTTTTGAACAGCAGGCCGCGTGGAGCGAAAGCTGCACCCTTGACGACAGCGCCATCGCCACGGCTTACAACAACGTGGCGTTGACCTGGATGCGCGAAGGTCAATGGCGTAAAGCCCGCGCCTGGCTGATGATAAGACCGGACGATAGCAAGTCGATTTACAATCTGGGGCTTATTAAAGATAGGCTGGCGGCTCTGCCGCCTCCAGCTTCCGCTGCGGGTGAATATTGGAACTATTCCGGGCGCGCCTCCTGGAGCGTACTGACCATAAAAACGTTGCCCCAGCCATCGCGCTTTCAAGTTGATTTTCAGGGTTATTATTTCGGTATGATGGGGGTCTACGTTGGCCCCAATATTGGCGAATTTTCCGAATCGATATTGCTTGAAAATGGCAAAGGAGTCGTGGCGCTTCGGGAAGGAGACTATATCCGTTGTGATATTGCGCTGACGTTTTCTTCCGAAGCCATCGACGCCAGCACCGATACTCCCATGAACTGCGGTTTTGGTATGAACGTCAACGCTGATGGGCACTATCTGCGCGTTGATTAA
- a CDS encoding DUF4034 domain-containing protein codes for MEQDDQLLNAMFEMCNHKDSLNDGQREWYIADIPGLLREARYDELDTLYNQALTESFTSREAEKRYFFAWNQMDNHFYDMDALVEAGPEGLELIKNWQRARPRATHAWLAEAQYWNHRAWLYRSYGWAKETTRAMWICAAACNERMVIAALNAIGCDPRQWMAASLTSTNSKVFGQPDWLVEFLLGAEVGGQPLMEDLAEYHRHSPQEVEALMAHSGLSFADAICPILPRPAVLPECDDDAGQTYWLTACLAIFPTAFYTLDEYIPFRMPRWGGSHEEIREFLESSVCDHLSAAEREHLELLIWWDDHRDLRIKEVDSPAEQERIIAKAVEIAQRAHIKESRHNALSWLLTCYSDLDDNDALWRTLQRSIMEKIKLSNYFTDEAIKFALRDFPDTWWIYNFLCQNTLQTEFTVPKIRRGYFQYAGLFGFEKDEAQGIAWLNSVADIRYNYNWRAAINNCRWFQLPEHFLPLAELGAQRNIPAALNLLGLEHNNKENNGLLPYDPVIALDYFQHAAAILHEKIKQRDSEPYPLILNGGYTEYENDLQNIHFSIGICNQRLSKQESDAEKRSAYEKELLGNLYLAHQFGHEEAWGLFLLNIFEVKDITLAHEHLELVCQEANNGTLQAMVTLSRLHGNKHDPVLFNMKLSARWAHFAFTLYPNNEIVMDCLDHLHFSSFWKRFRFAWYTVRIPDSELPGQVNSMV; via the coding sequence ATGGAACAGGATGACCAACTCCTCAACGCCATGTTTGAGATGTGTAACCACAAAGATTCCCTCAATGATGGTCAACGCGAGTGGTATATCGCCGATATCCCCGGCCTGCTACGCGAAGCGCGCTATGACGAACTGGATACGCTTTACAACCAGGCGCTGACGGAGAGCTTTACCAGCCGCGAAGCGGAAAAGCGCTATTTCTTCGCCTGGAATCAAATGGACAACCATTTTTACGATATGGATGCGCTGGTTGAAGCCGGGCCGGAGGGCCTGGAGCTGATCAAAAACTGGCAGCGCGCCCGCCCCCGCGCCACTCACGCCTGGCTCGCCGAAGCGCAATACTGGAATCACCGTGCGTGGCTCTACCGCAGCTACGGCTGGGCAAAAGAAACCACCCGCGCGATGTGGATCTGCGCCGCCGCCTGCAACGAGCGAATGGTCATTGCCGCGCTGAATGCTATCGGCTGCGACCCGCGCCAGTGGATGGCGGCTTCCTTGACCAGCACCAACTCAAAGGTCTTCGGCCAGCCCGACTGGCTGGTTGAGTTCCTTCTGGGAGCGGAAGTCGGCGGACAGCCGCTGATGGAAGATCTTGCCGAATACCATCGCCATTCACCACAGGAAGTGGAAGCGTTGATGGCCCATTCCGGGCTGTCGTTTGCCGACGCGATATGCCCAATTCTACCGCGCCCGGCCGTACTGCCGGAGTGCGACGACGATGCGGGGCAAACATATTGGCTCACCGCCTGCCTGGCTATCTTCCCGACGGCATTCTACACGCTGGATGAATATATTCCGTTTCGTATGCCGCGCTGGGGAGGATCGCATGAGGAGATCCGCGAATTTCTGGAATCAAGCGTATGCGATCATCTTTCTGCCGCGGAGCGTGAGCATCTGGAGCTATTAATCTGGTGGGACGACCACCGCGATCTGCGCATCAAAGAGGTTGACTCCCCGGCAGAACAGGAACGTATTATCGCCAAAGCTGTAGAGATCGCGCAACGGGCGCATATCAAGGAATCTCGCCACAACGCACTGTCGTGGTTGCTGACTTGTTATAGCGATCTGGACGATAACGATGCGCTCTGGCGAACACTTCAACGTTCGATCATGGAAAAAATTAAGCTCAGCAATTACTTCACAGATGAAGCGATAAAGTTCGCTCTGCGCGATTTTCCTGATACCTGGTGGATTTATAACTTTCTCTGCCAGAATACACTGCAGACAGAATTCACCGTACCCAAAATCCGTCGCGGCTACTTCCAGTACGCTGGATTATTTGGTTTTGAAAAAGACGAGGCGCAAGGCATCGCCTGGCTCAATAGCGTAGCTGATATTCGATACAACTATAACTGGCGAGCGGCAATTAATAATTGCCGCTGGTTCCAGCTCCCGGAACATTTCTTACCACTGGCAGAACTGGGCGCGCAGAGAAATATTCCCGCTGCGCTAAACCTGCTCGGCCTCGAACACAACAATAAAGAGAACAACGGCCTGCTGCCTTACGATCCTGTCATCGCGCTAGACTATTTTCAGCACGCTGCGGCGATCCTGCATGAAAAAATAAAACAACGGGACAGCGAACCGTATCCACTCATCCTCAATGGAGGATATACCGAATATGAAAACGACCTACAGAATATTCATTTCAGTATCGGTATCTGCAACCAGCGCCTGAGCAAACAAGAATCCGATGCCGAAAAACGTTCCGCTTATGAAAAAGAACTGCTCGGCAATCTCTATCTGGCACATCAGTTCGGTCATGAAGAGGCATGGGGACTATTCCTGCTGAACATTTTCGAAGTGAAGGATATTACGCTGGCGCATGAACATCTGGAGCTGGTGTGCCAAGAGGCCAATAACGGTACATTGCAGGCAATGGTGACGCTATCGCGCCTGCACGGTAATAAACACGATCCAGTGCTGTTTAACATGAAGCTAAGCGCACGCTGGGCACATTTCGCTTTCACGCTATACCCGAATAATGAAATAGTCATGGACTGCCTGGACCACCTCCATTTTTCCAGCTTCTGGAAACGCTTTCGTTTCGCCTGGTATACCGTCCGCATCCCGGATTCAGAGCTGCCGGGTCAAGTGAACTCAATGGTGTAA
- a CDS encoding DUF1266 domain-containing protein has product MFWIALIVATIFFSWRNYKKNKPLVAARIAEEKEKDRLKDLRRDTRRRQWALALADILARRNGLPTKGVDLVFKLDDDKRQHLAQQLKKELGLKENINEEALRQKVEDILRRWPAGIGNSPRTFYHHLAVQGQVRDALAFDCMRTAFLTRCIAGLGWCDENQAWLVLLLNAQRAQDCFDSWEDYATAYVRARQVWLTLHDTPASISGRDLQEVTHYLKDPFSRWRQLPWNKFKIFEPI; this is encoded by the coding sequence ATGTTCTGGATCGCTCTCATTGTTGCCACAATATTCTTTAGCTGGCGCAACTACAAAAAGAACAAACCGCTGGTTGCCGCCCGCATTGCCGAGGAGAAAGAAAAGGATCGCCTGAAGGACCTGCGTCGCGATACCCGACGGCGGCAGTGGGCACTGGCATTAGCCGACATCCTTGCCCGGCGCAACGGGCTGCCGACCAAAGGCGTTGATCTGGTCTTTAAACTTGACGATGACAAACGCCAGCATCTGGCGCAACAGCTGAAAAAAGAGCTGGGCCTGAAAGAAAACATTAATGAGGAGGCGTTGCGGCAAAAGGTCGAAGATATCTTGCGCCGCTGGCCGGCTGGCATCGGCAACTCACCGCGCACGTTTTACCACCACCTGGCGGTCCAGGGTCAGGTCCGCGACGCGCTGGCCTTCGACTGTATGCGCACCGCCTTTCTGACCCGCTGTATCGCCGGACTCGGCTGGTGCGACGAAAATCAGGCCTGGTTGGTGTTGTTGCTTAATGCCCAGCGCGCACAGGACTGTTTTGACTCATGGGAAGATTACGCCACCGCCTACGTTCGCGCTCGTCAGGTCTGGTTAACACTACATGATACTCCCGCGTCAATCTCAGGACGTGATTTACAGGAAGTTACTCATTATCTGAAAGACCCCTTCAGCCGCTGGCGACAGCTGCCGTGGAATAAATTCAAAATTTTCGAGCCAATTTAA
- a CDS encoding class I SAM-dependent methyltransferase, translating to MSDINKKYKPRNIINSPNVKAAIISRSQQRGDGESIQRWLSNHFYRWAIGSFPNVYRVRSAADYAIYCGADTEIPDWLILKLGGDEAFYYLNPQHPQLLAMERDLLEFLSRQEGTRLEAKRQRINCFTALEMRKAEHQKMQRLRQQGWYPTTPEALKLVLTIDSGELVEFNAASPALRSEMAYESWHMQHCVGQFDDKGALAGGYGEHYARQIEQGKLRLFSLRDDNHIPHVTISLLVNNDGLSIEQIKGKQNRHPIKKYAADVLSLLCHLAPQSGRHADCEGMGIVYEDTPEHQGWKFITDIHDFNFLLNVLHDNFHLMEHFPTPPVALQWLLLHSAPKALCYLQVIDPTVATAAEMLFPQYEWHPTLAGKNTSSEPFEIESLTLQTTRYLPVTGEAR from the coding sequence ATGAGTGATATTAATAAAAAATATAAACCGCGAAATATAATCAACTCACCCAATGTAAAGGCCGCCATTATTTCCCGCAGCCAGCAGCGCGGCGATGGCGAAAGTATTCAACGCTGGCTAAGTAACCATTTTTATCGCTGGGCCATCGGCTCGTTCCCCAACGTTTATCGCGTCCGCTCCGCCGCCGACTACGCCATTTACTGCGGGGCCGATACTGAAATCCCCGACTGGCTAATACTAAAGCTCGGCGGCGATGAAGCCTTCTACTATCTAAATCCGCAGCATCCGCAACTGCTGGCGATGGAAAGAGATTTACTGGAATTCCTCTCGCGTCAGGAAGGCACGCGATTGGAGGCAAAACGCCAGCGCATCAATTGCTTCACTGCGCTGGAAATGCGCAAGGCAGAACACCAAAAAATGCAGCGCTTGCGCCAGCAGGGTTGGTATCCCACCACCCCTGAGGCATTAAAACTGGTATTGACGATCGATAGCGGAGAACTCGTTGAATTCAATGCGGCCAGCCCTGCCCTGCGCAGTGAAATGGCGTATGAATCCTGGCATATGCAGCACTGCGTCGGGCAGTTTGACGATAAAGGCGCGCTCGCTGGCGGCTACGGCGAACACTACGCCCGGCAAATTGAACAAGGGAAACTACGCCTGTTCAGCCTGCGTGACGACAACCATATTCCCCACGTGACGATAAGCCTGTTGGTAAATAACGACGGTCTGAGCATTGAGCAGATTAAAGGTAAACAGAACCGACACCCGATCAAGAAATATGCCGCCGACGTTTTATCTCTGTTGTGCCATCTTGCCCCGCAATCTGGGCGCCACGCCGATTGTGAAGGCATGGGTATTGTTTATGAGGACACGCCGGAACATCAGGGCTGGAAATTTATTACCGATATCCATGATTTCAACTTTCTGCTTAACGTGCTGCATGACAATTTTCATTTAATGGAACACTTCCCCACGCCTCCGGTTGCTTTACAGTGGCTGCTGCTGCACAGCGCCCCAAAAGCGCTGTGCTATCTTCAGGTTATCGACCCCACAGTCGCGACCGCGGCGGAAATGCTCTTCCCACAGTATGAATGGCACCCGACGCTAGCCGGGAAAAATACCAGTAGTGAACCTTTCGAGATAGAGAGCCTGACGCTGCAAACCACACGCTACCTTCCTGTTACTGGGGAGGCTCGCTAA
- the baeR gene encoding envelope stress response regulator BaeR yields MTELPVDENTPRILIVEDEPKLGQLLIDYLQAAGYAPTLINHGDQVLPYVRQTPPHLILLDLMLPGTDGLTLCREIRRFSEVPVVMVTAKIEEIDRLLGLEIGADDYICKPYSPREVVARVKTILRRCKPQRDLQALDAQSPLIVDEGRFQASWRDKLLDLTPAEFRLLKTLSQEPGKVFSREQLLNHLYDDYRVVTDRTIDSHIKNLRRKLESLDAEQSFIRAVYGVGYRWEADACRLA; encoded by the coding sequence ATGACTGAATTACCTGTTGATGAAAACACACCACGCATTTTGATCGTGGAAGATGAGCCCAAGCTGGGCCAGTTGCTGATCGATTATCTCCAGGCGGCGGGCTATGCGCCGACGCTAATCAATCACGGCGACCAGGTTCTACCGTACGTGCGCCAGACGCCGCCGCATCTGATCCTACTGGATTTGATGCTGCCAGGCACCGACGGGCTTACGCTATGCCGCGAAATCCGCCGCTTCTCCGAAGTTCCGGTGGTGATGGTGACGGCGAAAATCGAAGAGATCGACCGTCTGCTCGGACTGGAAATCGGTGCCGACGACTATATCTGTAAGCCCTACAGCCCGCGTGAAGTGGTCGCTCGCGTGAAGACTATTCTTCGCCGCTGCAAGCCACAGCGCGATCTGCAGGCGCTGGATGCGCAAAGCCCGCTGATCGTTGACGAAGGCCGCTTCCAGGCCTCCTGGCGCGATAAACTGCTGGATCTCACGCCCGCAGAGTTCCGTCTGCTGAAAACCCTTTCCCAGGAGCCCGGTAAGGTCTTTTCACGCGAACAGCTGCTGAATCATCTGTACGATGATTACCGCGTGGTCACCGACCGAACCATCGATAGCCATATCAAGAACCTACGACGCAAGCTGGAGTCGCTGGACGCCGAGCAGTCGTTTATCCGCGCCGTCTACGGCGTAGGCTATCGCTGGGAAGCTGACGCCTGCCGCCTGGCGTAG